The sequence CCCATCGCCCTCAAGGGCGCGGGCATTCCGGTCGTGGTGGCGCATAGCTTCGCGCGCATCTTCTACCGCAATGCCTTCAACATGGGTCTTATCCTCATGGAGATTGGCGACAAGGTGAGCGAGATCAAGGACGGCGACAAACTGGAGATCGATCCTGATTCCGGGACCATCAGGAATGTTACCACGGGCGCGGTTATCCAGGGCAAGCCGGTGCCTCCGTCCATGCAGGAGCTTCTTGATGCGGGCGGCCTGGTGCCATACGTGAAGAAACGCTTGGCCAAGCAGGAGGCCTAAAATGAAGAACTACACCATCTGCGTGCTGGCCGGCGACGGCATCGGTCCCGAAATCATGGCCCAGGGCATCGCGGTTCTGCGCGCTGTGGCCGACAAATGCGGCTTCGGCCTGACCCTCACCGAGGGCCTCATCGGCGGCGCGGCCATCGACGCCACCGGCGGCCCGCTGCCCGCCGATACAGTGCGTCTGTGCAAGCAGGCCGATGCGGTCATGTTGGGCGCCGTGGGCGGCCCCAAGTGGGACAACATCGAGAAGGCTATCCGCCCTGAGCGCGGCCTGCTCGGCATCCGCAAGGAACTGGGGCTGTTCGCCAATTTGCGGCCGGCTACCATCTTCCCGGAGCTCAAGGCCGCCTGTCTGCTGCGGCCCGACATCGTGGAAGGCGGCATCGATATCATGATCGTGCGCGAGTTGACCGGCGACGTGTACTTTGGCGAGCCGAAAGGCGAGAAGACCGTGGACGGCGAGCGCGCGGGCTACAACACCATGATCTACCGTGAATCCGAGATCCGGCGCATCGCTCGCGTGGCC comes from Desulfocurvibacter africanus subsp. africanus DSM 2603 and encodes:
- a CDS encoding 3-isopropylmalate dehydratase small subunit, coding for MKYTGTAHKVGAHIDTDAIIPAKFLVTTDAQELGANCMEGLEPGWIKRVKPGDIMVAEENFGCGSSREHAPIALKGAGIPVVVAHSFARIFYRNAFNMGLILMEIGDKVSEIKDGDKLEIDPDSGTIRNVTTGAVIQGKPVPPSMQELLDAGGLVPYVKKRLAKQEA